GTGCAGTAACTCATTATCATAATACTCTTCCAGGTTACGGATGATCGGAATACTACCGCATACGGCGCCTTCATAAAGTAAAGATGTGCCGTGTTCATGCTGAATGGCTAACAGTTCCTCGAGGTACGTGGCAATCATCTTTTTACTGGCCGATACCACATTCTTACCTGATTTTAAAGCGGTAGCAACAATTTGGAAAGCCGCTTCGGTGTCGTTTATCAACTCTATAACCGTGTTTATTTCAGGGTTACTTAATATCTCATTCCTGTCCGTAGTGAATAAATCGGCAGGCAGGGTACGTTTCTTTTCAGGGTTTTTAATAGCGATCTTTACGATCTCCAGGTTCAGGTTCTTTGTTTTGATGATGTCGTACAAACCTTGTCCAACCACGCCGAAACCAAATAAACCAATAGTAAGTTTTTTGCTCATTATGCTGTTTGTTGCAATTCAATAATTTTTCCCTTAACGTCAGTTTTCAGGAATGATCTGATAATATTTGTTAATGCTTCTGTTTCAATTAAAAATCCGTCGTGCCCGTAAAATGAGTCGAACTCGGCAAATGCAGCCTTAGGTATGTGCTGAAATAAATACCGCTGCTCTTCAATCGGGAACAACAGGTCGGATGTTATGCCGATAACCAGTGTCTTGGCTGTGATCAGGCTCAGCGCTTTATCAACACTGGTACGGTTACGGCCAACGTTGTGCGAATCCATAACCTTGGTTAAGTACCAGTAGCTGTAGGCGTTATACCTGTTTACCAGTTTTTGGCCCTGATAATTTTGATAGCTCGATGCTTTATAGCCATCGGTAAGGTTGTTACTATCTTCCTGCTGAGTGATATTGTATGCCTTATATCCACGGTATGAAAGTAAAGCCATGCTACGCGCGGCTTTCAGGCCTTTTTCGCCGCCGCGTGGTGTATTGGCATAAAAGGTGCGGTCGGTACTGATGGCCAAACGTTGCGACTCGTTAAAGGCAATGCCCCATGGTGAGTGTTTACCGTTTGTGGCAATGAGTATCAGGTTCTTGATCTTTCCAGGTTCCGTGATGGCCCATTCCATGGCTTGCTGTCCGCCTAATGATCCGCCTATTAAAACTTCGATACTATTGATGCCCAAATGCGTGGCCAACAGACGATGAGCTTTAACCATATCGCGTATCGTAATCTCCGGGAAAGCCAGATAATAAGGCTGCCCGGTTACCGGGTTAACGCTTAAAGGATTGGTTGAGCCATATGGAGAACCCAATATATTGGCGCATACAATAAAGTGCTCCTCCGGATTAAAAAAGTCTTCGGCGCCAAACAGTCCTTTCCACCAATCAAGCACATCCGAATTGGCTGTAAGCGCGTGGCATACCCAAATTACATTATCACGGTTTTGGTTAAGCTTGCCATAGGTATTAAAACCTATTTCCAACTGGCGCAGCTCCTTGCCCGATTCAAGTGTGAATTTTTGTTTATGCCTGTATATTTCAGTACTCATTTCTTATTATTAAGCTTCCGGCTTTACGCCGGAAGCATTTTAAAACTATAATCAAAAGCCTATGTAAGGCTTGGTTCTTTTTGTTCAATTTTGGCAAAAGCCTGCTCAAAATCAGCTTTTATATCATCAATATGTTCAATACCGACAGCTACACGCAACAATGCGGGTGTAACACCGGCCGCAAGCTGTTCATTATCACTTAATTGCTGATGCGTGGTTGCAGATGGTTGGATGATCAGAGTTTTGGCATCGCCCACGTTAGCCAAATGGCTTACCAGTTTAAGATTATCAATTACCGCCGTGGCATTTGCCTTTTCGCCCTTAACTTCAAAGGACAAAACGGCTCCGAAGCCATTGCTTAAGTATTTTTTAGCCAGTTCGTGGTAAGGTGAAGATGTAAGGCCCGGATAATTTACTTTGGCAACTAACGGATGCAGCTCAAGCCATTTGGCCAGTTCGAGCGCGTTGTCAACATGGCGTTGCACGCGCAGCGATAGCGTTTCTAAACCTTGGATCAATAACCATGAATTAAATGGTGACTGCGACGGGCCAAAATCACGCAGTCCTTCAACACGGGCGCGAATAATATATTGAATATTACCAAACGGGCCGCCAATGCCGAACACGTCATTAAATATCAAGCCATGATAACCGTCGGACGGTTGGGTGAATTGCGAAAATTTACCATTGCCCCAGTTGTAATTACCGCCATCAACAATAACGCCGCCTATGCTGGTGCCATGCCCGCCAATCCATTTAGTGGCTGATTGTACTACTACATGCGCACCATGCTCCAACGGGCGGAACAGGTAACCGGCAGCGCCAAAGGTATTGTCAACTATTAAAGGCAGATCGTGCTTGTTGGCAACGGCTGCTATTTTTTCAAAATCAGGAATGTTAAATCCCGGGTTACCGATCGTTTCGAGATAGATAGCTTTGGTACCCTCATTAATTAAGGCTTCAATGCTTTCTGCCGAATCATTTTTGGCAAAACGAGCTTCGATACCTAACCTTTTGAATGATACTTTGAACTGATTGTAAGTACCGCCGTATAAAAATGGCGAGGTAACAAAGTTATCGCCCGCTTGCAGAATATTGTTAAGCGCTAAAAACTGTGCTGCCTGGCCCGATGATGTAGCCAAAGCTGCTACACCACCTTCTAATGCCGCGACGCGTTTCTCAAACACATCGGTAGTAGGATTCATCAGGCGGGTATATATGTTACCGAATTCCCTTAAAGCAAATAGGTTGGCGCCATGCTCAGCACTGTTAAATACGTAAGATGTAGTTTGATATAGCGGTACAGCGCGTGAACCTGTAACGGCATCAACTTCCTGACCGGCGTGTAATTGTAATGTTTCGAATTTAAGGTTTGTAGCAGACATGGTTTTTAAGATTTTAATTTTAAAAAAGGTTAATGTTTTTGTTTAGCAACAGGATGTAATAATCCCTAATGGCTACACGCGAATTACAAAAATGAAGTTCAGCGTGCTTAATGGTGTGGCTTAGCAGCAACACATACACATACAGCAATAAGGGTTTAAACCATATTGATTATGCTGTAGTACGTTTTCAGGAATGCTAAATAAATATTTCATTTCGTTTGTTAATTTATATTTCCCGGGGTTATTCTTCCGGGGCAGGAATTGGCACCTTCTTCAGTTGCTGAAGGGTTGCCAGCGGGTAATTGAGCCTGTTCTCTCGCCGCTTCTTTATAAACCAAACCTTTTTGAGGGGTGTTGATCTTAAATATTTGCTACCAAATATTGTTGCAAATGTATGTTAAAAAAACATTTGCCTCCAAATTTAATTTGTTTTTATTGCTAAAAACTTTCTAAAGCCTGTTTCATATCGGCTATCAAATCGTCAATATGCTCTAAGCCGACAGATACCCTGAGTAAATTAAAAGGCGTTTTAGTATCCGGACCTTCCACCAGCGCACGATGCTCTATTAAACTTTCAACCCCGCCTAAACTGGTTGCCTGGGTAAATAAATTCAGGGCGTTAATTACTCTGCCAGCTTCGTTTTGCCCGCCTTTTACCAGG
This Mucilaginibacter defluvii DNA region includes the following protein-coding sequences:
- a CDS encoding homoserine O-acetyltransferase family protein, with translation MSTEIYRHKQKFTLESGKELRQLEIGFNTYGKLNQNRDNVIWVCHALTANSDVLDWWKGLFGAEDFFNPEEHFIVCANILGSPYGSTNPLSVNPVTGQPYYLAFPEITIRDMVKAHRLLATHLGINSIEVLIGGSLGGQQAMEWAITEPGKIKNLILIATNGKHSPWGIAFNESQRLAISTDRTFYANTPRGGEKGLKAARSMALLSYRGYKAYNITQQEDSNNLTDGYKASSYQNYQGQKLVNRYNAYSYWYLTKVMDSHNVGRNRTSVDKALSLITAKTLVIGITSDLLFPIEEQRYLFQHIPKAAFAEFDSFYGHDGFLIETEALTNIIRSFLKTDVKGKIIELQQTA
- a CDS encoding O-acetylhomoserine aminocarboxypropyltransferase/cysteine synthase, whose amino-acid sequence is MSATNLKFETLQLHAGQEVDAVTGSRAVPLYQTTSYVFNSAEHGANLFALREFGNIYTRLMNPTTDVFEKRVAALEGGVAALATSSGQAAQFLALNNILQAGDNFVTSPFLYGGTYNQFKVSFKRLGIEARFAKNDSAESIEALINEGTKAIYLETIGNPGFNIPDFEKIAAVANKHDLPLIVDNTFGAAGYLFRPLEHGAHVVVQSATKWIGGHGTSIGGVIVDGGNYNWGNGKFSQFTQPSDGYHGLIFNDVFGIGGPFGNIQYIIRARVEGLRDFGPSQSPFNSWLLIQGLETLSLRVQRHVDNALELAKWLELHPLVAKVNYPGLTSSPYHELAKKYLSNGFGAVLSFEVKGEKANATAVIDNLKLVSHLANVGDAKTLIIQPSATTHQQLSDNEQLAAGVTPALLRVAVGIEHIDDIKADFEQAFAKIEQKEPSLT